A window of Gasterosteus aculeatus chromosome 9, fGasAcu3.hap1.1, whole genome shotgun sequence contains these coding sequences:
- the kdm2aa gene encoding lysine (K)-specific demethylase 2Aa isoform X6 encodes MADSKIRQSKRLRAGTRRRYHDDGISDEEIDGRRMFDLEEKVHSERFSSDRILRMEGRELTYEFIQRGGLRDPIIFDKPDGLGIKMPDPDFSVNDVKMFVGSRRMIDVMDVSTQKGTEMSMAQWTRYYETPPTLREKLYNVISLEFSHTKLENLVQRPATVDLIDWVDNMWPRHLKERQRDSTNSITDMQYPKVQKYCLMSVEGCYTDFHIDFGGTSVWYHILRGGKVFWLIPPTPQNLELYENWVLSGKQGDIFLGDRASDCQRIELKQGCTFIIPSGWIHAVYTPTDSMVFGGNFLHSFNIPMQLNICNIEDRTRVPLKFRYPFYYEMCWYVLERYVFSMTKTSYLTPEFQKHTLGIGLKKPCGSDAASEPMMMMEEEEEGEEGCSEEEASEQQSDKPAVKVLLTALELEGMWNLLGKLEALPSNKKCVPAGIHNAPALITHIKALLKEHANDNQKLSYTGIPIVKWPKRPKWYQPPPPPPPPPRPKFPSTPIIPRPQKPASSMSVLRRRRVRCKRCEACMRPECGDCNFCRDMKKFGGPGKLKQTCVLRQCLSPGLPLSAVCEICKEPNQEESGDPSLTLMECSNCAQIVHPACLTVQGEGVVNKDLPSCWECPKCVLGITDPEYKGDKSEGVPAKRKSSTLLDARMAKIYRRQRHSRDGDDSASDDDDDDDDDEAPHRGKIALHSRGSHSSRRGFGSNRRSLLRGSSAHRGSRGGLTSSGSSAALKLKRGMGMREGGRRGRGVRLRGGSRMQRRDESEESDDDDDDDDDDDDDDDDDDDDDDEDEEEEEDSEDLDKERLHCRRRRKHRADDDDDDDDGEDSEGQEFDPEEEEMDMLEDEEEDEEEEEEEGRWDSDPEPPVLLVSDLNDDLLSGSYLTVTLQRPHKAKRHAGSIVPKLEAAMGLRTAGGPQGFIQRKTGPSKTSRLRSTDPTSDGVTPRGPGRPRLRGNHRGFRDQSSTSSEEEEATAPPASSALSLLSLPSFKDVGNERGGEKEVWVSVFNYLNRAELLACMTVCKAWYKWTCDKRLWSHVDVSRCSPLSNPALAGIIKRQPTSLDLSWTPLAKRQLNCLLTRLPGLRELRVAGLSWSCVSAMVSPTLPYLRLLDLRWCEGIKDSQIKEILIPPGSESSRSRLRNMVTLRLSGLDISESTLRLLQRHMPQLERLDLAHCKDITDSSIALLAAAGTHTRNSLTELTLAGCSELTDGCLSYLKRLSSLALLDLRGCKSISRRACDAFISDLSHIALYCMMEEKLIQRLD; translated from the exons ATGGCCGATTCTAAAATAAGGCAAAGCAAAAGGCTG CGGGCCGGTACCCGGCGACGTTACCATGACGATGGCATTTCAGATGAGGAGATTGATGGAAGGAGAATGTTTGACCTGGAGGAAAAAGTCCACAGTGAGAGGTTCAGCTCTGACCGGATCTTGCGCATGGAAGGAAGAG aATTAACATACGAGTTCATCCAGAGAGGCGGCTTGAGAGACCCAATCATCTTTGACAAACCTGATGGATTGGGAATCAA GATGCCTGATCCTGACTTCAGTGTCAATGACGTCAAGATGTTTGTTG gCAGCAGACGGATGATCGATGTGATGGATGTGAGCACTCAGAAGGGGACGGAGATGTCCATGGCCCAATGGACACGTTACTACGAGACTCCGCCGACTCTAAGAGAAAAGCTTTATAATGTTATCAGCCTTGAGTTCAGCCACACTAAGCTGGAGAACCTGGTTCAAAGACCTGCAACG gtcgATCTAATAGATTGGGTTGACAACATGTGGCCTCGTCACCTgaaggaaagacagagagactcGACCAACTCTATCACTGACATGCAATACCCCAAAGTTCAGAA ATACTGTCTGATGAGTGTAGAGGGCTGCTACACAGACTTTCACATTGACTTTGGAGGGACCTCGGTGTGGTACCACATTCTCAGAGGAGGCAAG GTGTTCTGGCtgatcccccccacccctcagaaCCTGGAGCTGTATGAGAACTGGGTGCTGTCAGGGAAACAGGGGGACATTTTCCTCGGCGACAGAGCATCTGACTGCCAGAGGATTGAGCTGAAGCAGGGTTGCACCTTCATCATACCTTCTG GTTGGATTCATGCCGTCTACACCCCAACGGACTCCATGGTGTTTGGGGGAAACTTCCTGCACAGCTTCAACATCCCCATGCAACTTAACATCTGTAATATAGAAGACCGAACACGG GTTCCTTTGAAGTTCCGTTACCCCTTCTACTACGAGATGTGCTGGTACGTGTTGGAGCGCTATGTCTTCAGCATGACCAAGACTTCCTACCTCACACCAGAGTTTCAGAAGCACACGCTGGGCATTG GTCTGAAAAAGCCGTGCGGCTCAGATGCAGCCAGTgagccgatgatgatgatggaggaggaagaagagggggaggagggttgcAGTGAAGAAGAGGCCTCAGAACAGCAGTCTGACAAGCCTGCAGTAAAAGTTCTGTTGACTGCCCTCGAGTTGGAGGGAATGTGGAACCTGCTGGGTAAACTGGAGGCTCTGCCCTCCAACAAAAAGTGCGTCCCAGCAGGCATACACAACGCCCCGGCACTCATCACACACATAAAG GCTCTGCTGAAGGAACATGCCAATGACAATCAGAAACTGTCCTACACAGGAATTCCTATCGTCAAGTGGCCAAAGCGA CCCAAATGgtaccaacctcctcctcctcccccacctcctcctcgtcctaaGTTTCCGTCCACTCCCATCATTCCACGACCCCAGAAACCGGCTTCCTCCATGTCCGTGCTGAGACGGCGCAGGGTCAG GTGTAAGCGCTGTGAAGCCTGTATGAGACCAGAGTGTGGAGATTGTAACTTCTGCAGAGACATGAAGAAGTTTGGAGGGCCGGGGAAACTCAAGCAGACCTGTGTTCTGCGACAGTGTCTCTCT CCGGGCCTTCCTCTGTCTGCAGTGTGTGAGATCTGCAAGGAGCCTAATCAGGAGGAATCTGGAGACCCCTCCCTAACTCTGATGGAATGTTCCAACTGTGCACAGATAGTCCACCCTGCCTGCCTCACG GTTCAGGGGGAAGGAGTGGTGAATAAAGACCTTCCTAGTTGCTGGGAGTGTCCAAAGTGTGTCCTGGGGATCACTGATCCCGAG TACAAAGGAGACAAAAGTGAGGGCGTTCCAGCG AAACGTAAATCTTCCACCCTGCTGGATGCTCGCATGGCTAAGATTTACCGACGGCAGAGACACAGCCGCGACGGAGACGACTCTGCCAgtgatgacgatgacgatgacgacgacgatgaaG CCCCTCACAGAGGGAAGATTGCTCTCCATTCCCGGGGCAGCCACTCTTCCAGGAGGGGGTTTGGATCCAACCGGAGAAGCCTGCTGAGAGGAAGCTCCGCCcacagaggaagcagaggagggcTCACGTCTTCTGGCTCCTCTGCCGCCCTCAAGCTAAAGCGAGGAATGGgcatgagggagggggggcgaagGGGGCGAGGGGTGAGGTTGAGGGGAGGCTCTCGGATGCAGCGCCGAGACGAATCCGAGGAGTCggacgatgacgatgacgacgatgatgacgatgacgatgacgacgatgatgatgatgatgatgatgacgaggatgaggaagaagaagaagacagtgaAGATCTGGACAAAGAGAGACTGCATTGCCGGCGTAGGAGGAAGCACagggctgatgatgatgatgatgatgatgatggagaggaCAGTGAGGGGCAGGAGTTTGacccagaagaagaggaaatggACATGctggaagatgaagaggaagatgaagaggaggaggaggaggaagggcgtTGGGATTCTGACCCAGAACCGCCAGTCCTCCTTGTGTCTGATCTAAATGATGACCTGCTGAGTGGCTCCTATCTGACTGTCACTCTACAGCGCCCCCACAAGGCCAAGAGACACGCTG GCTCCATCGTTCCAAAGCTAGAGGCAGCCATGGGTCTGAGGACAGCAGGAGGTCCCCAGGGCTTCATCCAGAGAAAGACTGGTCCGTCCAAAACGTCCCGACTCCGGAGCACTGACCCCACCTCTGACGGAGTAACCCCGAGAGGACCTGGCAG gCCACGTCTGCGGGGTAACCACAGAGGCTTTAGGGATCAATCCTCAACTTcttcagaggaagaggaggccacaGCTCCTCCTGCGTCCTCTGCTCTGTCTCTGCTGTCCCTGCCGTCCTTCAAGGACGTGGGCaacgagagaggaggggagaaggaggtgTGGGTGTCTGTGTTCAACTACTTGAACAGAGCCGAGCTGCTGGCCTGCATGACCGTCTGCAAGGCTTGGTACAAGTG GACCTGTGATAAGCGACTGTGGAGCCATGTGGACGTGAGTCGGTGCAGCCCGCTCAGTAACCCGGCACTAGCCGGCATCATTAAACGCCAGCCAACCTCTCTGGACCTGTCCTGGACCCCCCTGGCCAAGAGACAGCTCAACTGTCTGCTCACAAGGCTGCCAg GGCTCCGGGAGCTGAGGGTAGCGGGTCTGTCCTGGTCTTGCGTGTCAGCCATGGTCTCTCCCACTCTGCCCTACCTGCGGCTGCTGGACCTGCGCTGGTGTGAAGGCATCAAAGATTCCCAAATTAAAGAGATTCTCATCCCGCCTG GTTCTGAGTCGTCTCGCAGCAGGCTGAGGAACATGGTGACGCTGCGTCTGTCCGGCCTGGACATCAGCGAGTCCACTCTCAGGTTGCTCCAGCGCCACATGCCCCAGCTGGAGAGACTGGACCTGGCTCACTGCAAGGACATAACAGACTCGTCTATCGCCCTGCTGGCAGCAGCCGGGACTCACACCCGCAACAGTCTCACGGAACTCACACTGGCAG gCTGCAGTGAGCTGACAGACGGCTGTCTGTCTTACCTGAAGCGTCtttcctctctggctctgctggATCTCAGAGGCTGTAAGAGTATCAGCAGACGAGCCTGTGACGCCTTCATCTCTGACCTGTCGCACATCGCCCTCTACTGTATGATGGAGGAGAAGCTAATCCAGCGGTTGGATTAA
- the kdm2aa gene encoding lysine (K)-specific demethylase 2Aa isoform X4, which translates to MTMAFQMRRLMEGECLTWRKKSTVRGSALTGSCAWKEEPWMLAAGTSQLKIAKGGSDMPSGFIPELTYEFIQRGGLRDPIIFDKPDGLGIKMPDPDFSVNDVKMFVGSRRMIDVMDVSTQKGTEMSMAQWTRYYETPPTLREKLYNVISLEFSHTKLENLVQRPATVDLIDWVDNMWPRHLKERQRDSTNSITDMQYPKVQKYCLMSVEGCYTDFHIDFGGTSVWYHILRGGKVFWLIPPTPQNLELYENWVLSGKQGDIFLGDRASDCQRIELKQGCTFIIPSGWIHAVYTPTDSMVFGGNFLHSFNIPMQLNICNIEDRTRVPLKFRYPFYYEMCWYVLERYVFSMTKTSYLTPEFQKHTLGIGLKKPCGSDAASEPMMMMEEEEEGEEGCSEEEASEQQSDKPAVKVLLTALELEGMWNLLGKLEALPSNKKCVPAGIHNAPALITHIKALLKEHANDNQKLSYTGIPIVKWPKRPKWYQPPPPPPPPPRPKFPSTPIIPRPQKPASSMSVLRRRRVRCKRCEACMRPECGDCNFCRDMKKFGGPGKLKQTCVLRQCLSPGLPLSAVCEICKEPNQEESGDPSLTLMECSNCAQIVHPACLTVQGEGVVNKDLPSCWECPKCVLGITDPEQYKGDKSEGVPAKRKSSTLLDARMAKIYRRQRHSRDGDDSASDDDDDDDDDEAPHRGKIALHSRGSHSSRRGFGSNRRSLLRGSSAHRGSRGGLTSSGSSAALKLKRGMGMREGGRRGRGVRLRGGSRMQRRDESEESDDDDDDDDDDDDDDDDDDDDDDEDEEEEEDSEDLDKERLHCRRRRKHRADDDDDDDDGEDSEGQEFDPEEEEMDMLEDEEEDEEEEEEEGRWDSDPEPPVLLVSDLNDDLLSGSYLTVTLQRPHKAKRHAGSIVPKLEAAMGLRTAGGPQGFIQRKTGPSKTSRLRSTDPTSDGVTPRGPGRPRLRGNHRGFRDQSSTSSEEEEATAPPASSALSLLSLPSFKDVGNERGGEKEVWVSVFNYLNRAELLACMTVCKAWYKWTCDKRLWSHVDVSRCSPLSNPALAGIIKRQPTSLDLSWTPLAKRQLNCLLTRLPGLRELRVAGLSWSCVSAMVSPTLPYLRLLDLRWCEGIKDSQIKEILIPPGSESSRSRLRNMVTLRLSGLDISESTLRLLQRHMPQLERLDLAHCKDITDSSIALLAAAGTHTRNSLTELTLAGCSELTDGCLSYLKRLSSLALLDLRGCKSISRRACDAFISDLSHIALYCMMEEKLIQRLD; encoded by the exons ATGACGATGGCATTTCAGATGAGGAGATTGATGGAAGGAGAATGTTTGACCTGGAGGAAAAAGTCCACAGTGAGAGGTTCAGCTCTGACCGGATCTTGCGCATGGAAGGAAGAG CCATGGATGCTGGCTGCGGGGACATCACAGTTAAAGATTGCCAAGGGTGGATCCGACATGCCAAGCGGTTTTATCCCAG aATTAACATACGAGTTCATCCAGAGAGGCGGCTTGAGAGACCCAATCATCTTTGACAAACCTGATGGATTGGGAATCAA GATGCCTGATCCTGACTTCAGTGTCAATGACGTCAAGATGTTTGTTG gCAGCAGACGGATGATCGATGTGATGGATGTGAGCACTCAGAAGGGGACGGAGATGTCCATGGCCCAATGGACACGTTACTACGAGACTCCGCCGACTCTAAGAGAAAAGCTTTATAATGTTATCAGCCTTGAGTTCAGCCACACTAAGCTGGAGAACCTGGTTCAAAGACCTGCAACG gtcgATCTAATAGATTGGGTTGACAACATGTGGCCTCGTCACCTgaaggaaagacagagagactcGACCAACTCTATCACTGACATGCAATACCCCAAAGTTCAGAA ATACTGTCTGATGAGTGTAGAGGGCTGCTACACAGACTTTCACATTGACTTTGGAGGGACCTCGGTGTGGTACCACATTCTCAGAGGAGGCAAG GTGTTCTGGCtgatcccccccacccctcagaaCCTGGAGCTGTATGAGAACTGGGTGCTGTCAGGGAAACAGGGGGACATTTTCCTCGGCGACAGAGCATCTGACTGCCAGAGGATTGAGCTGAAGCAGGGTTGCACCTTCATCATACCTTCTG GTTGGATTCATGCCGTCTACACCCCAACGGACTCCATGGTGTTTGGGGGAAACTTCCTGCACAGCTTCAACATCCCCATGCAACTTAACATCTGTAATATAGAAGACCGAACACGG GTTCCTTTGAAGTTCCGTTACCCCTTCTACTACGAGATGTGCTGGTACGTGTTGGAGCGCTATGTCTTCAGCATGACCAAGACTTCCTACCTCACACCAGAGTTTCAGAAGCACACGCTGGGCATTG GTCTGAAAAAGCCGTGCGGCTCAGATGCAGCCAGTgagccgatgatgatgatggaggaggaagaagagggggaggagggttgcAGTGAAGAAGAGGCCTCAGAACAGCAGTCTGACAAGCCTGCAGTAAAAGTTCTGTTGACTGCCCTCGAGTTGGAGGGAATGTGGAACCTGCTGGGTAAACTGGAGGCTCTGCCCTCCAACAAAAAGTGCGTCCCAGCAGGCATACACAACGCCCCGGCACTCATCACACACATAAAG GCTCTGCTGAAGGAACATGCCAATGACAATCAGAAACTGTCCTACACAGGAATTCCTATCGTCAAGTGGCCAAAGCGA CCCAAATGgtaccaacctcctcctcctcccccacctcctcctcgtcctaaGTTTCCGTCCACTCCCATCATTCCACGACCCCAGAAACCGGCTTCCTCCATGTCCGTGCTGAGACGGCGCAGGGTCAG GTGTAAGCGCTGTGAAGCCTGTATGAGACCAGAGTGTGGAGATTGTAACTTCTGCAGAGACATGAAGAAGTTTGGAGGGCCGGGGAAACTCAAGCAGACCTGTGTTCTGCGACAGTGTCTCTCT CCGGGCCTTCCTCTGTCTGCAGTGTGTGAGATCTGCAAGGAGCCTAATCAGGAGGAATCTGGAGACCCCTCCCTAACTCTGATGGAATGTTCCAACTGTGCACAGATAGTCCACCCTGCCTGCCTCACG GTTCAGGGGGAAGGAGTGGTGAATAAAGACCTTCCTAGTTGCTGGGAGTGTCCAAAGTGTGTCCTGGGGATCACTGATCCCGAG CAGTACAAAGGAGACAAAAGTGAGGGCGTTCCAGCG AAACGTAAATCTTCCACCCTGCTGGATGCTCGCATGGCTAAGATTTACCGACGGCAGAGACACAGCCGCGACGGAGACGACTCTGCCAgtgatgacgatgacgatgacgacgacgatgaaG CCCCTCACAGAGGGAAGATTGCTCTCCATTCCCGGGGCAGCCACTCTTCCAGGAGGGGGTTTGGATCCAACCGGAGAAGCCTGCTGAGAGGAAGCTCCGCCcacagaggaagcagaggagggcTCACGTCTTCTGGCTCCTCTGCCGCCCTCAAGCTAAAGCGAGGAATGGgcatgagggagggggggcgaagGGGGCGAGGGGTGAGGTTGAGGGGAGGCTCTCGGATGCAGCGCCGAGACGAATCCGAGGAGTCggacgatgacgatgacgacgatgatgacgatgacgatgacgacgatgatgatgatgatgatgatgacgaggatgaggaagaagaagaagacagtgaAGATCTGGACAAAGAGAGACTGCATTGCCGGCGTAGGAGGAAGCACagggctgatgatgatgatgatgatgatgatggagaggaCAGTGAGGGGCAGGAGTTTGacccagaagaagaggaaatggACATGctggaagatgaagaggaagatgaagaggaggaggaggaggaagggcgtTGGGATTCTGACCCAGAACCGCCAGTCCTCCTTGTGTCTGATCTAAATGATGACCTGCTGAGTGGCTCCTATCTGACTGTCACTCTACAGCGCCCCCACAAGGCCAAGAGACACGCTG GCTCCATCGTTCCAAAGCTAGAGGCAGCCATGGGTCTGAGGACAGCAGGAGGTCCCCAGGGCTTCATCCAGAGAAAGACTGGTCCGTCCAAAACGTCCCGACTCCGGAGCACTGACCCCACCTCTGACGGAGTAACCCCGAGAGGACCTGGCAG gCCACGTCTGCGGGGTAACCACAGAGGCTTTAGGGATCAATCCTCAACTTcttcagaggaagaggaggccacaGCTCCTCCTGCGTCCTCTGCTCTGTCTCTGCTGTCCCTGCCGTCCTTCAAGGACGTGGGCaacgagagaggaggggagaaggaggtgTGGGTGTCTGTGTTCAACTACTTGAACAGAGCCGAGCTGCTGGCCTGCATGACCGTCTGCAAGGCTTGGTACAAGTG GACCTGTGATAAGCGACTGTGGAGCCATGTGGACGTGAGTCGGTGCAGCCCGCTCAGTAACCCGGCACTAGCCGGCATCATTAAACGCCAGCCAACCTCTCTGGACCTGTCCTGGACCCCCCTGGCCAAGAGACAGCTCAACTGTCTGCTCACAAGGCTGCCAg GGCTCCGGGAGCTGAGGGTAGCGGGTCTGTCCTGGTCTTGCGTGTCAGCCATGGTCTCTCCCACTCTGCCCTACCTGCGGCTGCTGGACCTGCGCTGGTGTGAAGGCATCAAAGATTCCCAAATTAAAGAGATTCTCATCCCGCCTG GTTCTGAGTCGTCTCGCAGCAGGCTGAGGAACATGGTGACGCTGCGTCTGTCCGGCCTGGACATCAGCGAGTCCACTCTCAGGTTGCTCCAGCGCCACATGCCCCAGCTGGAGAGACTGGACCTGGCTCACTGCAAGGACATAACAGACTCGTCTATCGCCCTGCTGGCAGCAGCCGGGACTCACACCCGCAACAGTCTCACGGAACTCACACTGGCAG gCTGCAGTGAGCTGACAGACGGCTGTCTGTCTTACCTGAAGCGTCtttcctctctggctctgctggATCTCAGAGGCTGTAAGAGTATCAGCAGACGAGCCTGTGACGCCTTCATCTCTGACCTGTCGCACATCGCCCTCTACTGTATGATGGAGGAGAAGCTAATCCAGCGGTTGGATTAA